In Megalops cyprinoides isolate fMegCyp1 chromosome 8, fMegCyp1.pri, whole genome shotgun sequence, the genomic stretch CTGGAACTATGAGTAATATGAGAGAGGGTGGAGCAATTCGCCATGTATTTTTCCCATGGCTGATAGTGCTGAGCCTGAGTCAGACAATATGACCTGtcatacttttgttttttgtttgtttggacagCCTCTAGATTGATTAATGCCagatgattgacagcacatgttAGCTCCACCCATGTTGAGCCTCATGAAGGCTCACTCCCCTGTCATAAGCTGCTATGTGGTCACAATTCTCACCTGGAGTGGAGGGTGTGGGGGAGGCCATGGGGACAGATACTGGGAATTGTGCCTTGATGTCGACAAGGTCTGCAATCAAGAGAATCAATCCAAACATAAATACACTGatatgaaaatgacaaaacctAAAAAATAAAGTGCCCTAGATGATTAGTGTGTAAAAAGACCTTATTAATATTTAAGCTCCATCAAGTCAAATATTAGTCTCATAATTGAGTATATAAGCCTTTCCTATTTTGGACAGGTAGCAtactgcagtttcatttttattattgaaggAAAGGTAATGAAGTTTATTGGCTGGGTTATTTAACTCCATCGCTGCTGACAGTGGCTCAGTACCTGTTGACGGCCAGTTGTTGAAGTCCTCTCTGAATGTTGGCATAGTGCACTGAAATTCTAGATGGTGACAAAGAAGACAGAACAAAGCTTAAGGTGAAAGCTTTCTTTTGCAGTTGCTTcttcatgtatgtatataatcatagcacatgCATGATAACTTctcaacgcataattgcacaaacatctttctatttgttgtattttatacctctttatttattttatttatgatgtgtgccggacggtgcagttgtgacactcaaatttccttcgggattaataaagtatttcttattcttattcttattcttaaatgTTCTGAAGTCAATACTAAGAGATAATGTATTCTTCTATAATAAAACTTGGTTGTGGGGAATTGCAAAACTGCATGGTTCAGAGCCTTGCCATTGTAATTTCTGGATGGATGACCTTCCAGACAGGTGAAAGGATTGTCTTCAAGCACAGAATTTTACTGGCCATTACTATTATGGTCCTATAGTACCATATGGTGTTAGTGTGGTACTGTATGGTGTTGTGATTTACATGTAATTGAAAATGTTGTCATACTCACCATCCACTTCAGTTTTTATGTCCAGTGGAGTAAAAATCTCTATGCCATATTGACCTGGACAAGGAAAGACAAATGTGCAATACATAAATGCAACGTACCCTGTTGTATCAGAAACCATGGGTACAGTAACATTACTGCATGTGTTAGTTCACATATGTaggaaatggagagagataCTGTTCAAGTTGAAGAATGTTCTAACGAAAAGTGCTGAGAGGGGCAACAAAACTTATTCCGGATCTAAAACAGACATTACAAGCACAACAactttatctttgtagccacattaaaatacagctgagggggtgttttattgttttataagtactttaactttttaaatatttaaaaataatatttgaaagaGATTTAAGCTAGACAGTGGATGTTACTTCCATGATAAATAATGCTAGCTGAACCAGGTGCTGACAGCACACCAAATGACATTTCACACCAACACCGGGAAGTAATGATTCACAGCGAGAGTCGTTACTGCATAGAATTATGCATGCTTGCCAAAGTTTCAGGGTGACTCAGAGACCCTTCAAAACCACAACTGACACAGTGATAGATTACAGACAGAAGACCTGTTTACATAATTAGACTGTATTTCtcatgttcatattttcatCTTCATAATTAATTGAACCTTTCTGTAATTACTCGTTACTTCTAACTGGTAAATCATTGTGTAGTGTCTCtttaaactgttttaacttTCATTGCTAATTTCATGGTCCACTGTCTCCTGTTTCACAATGAAAAGACTTAGAATTCCTGTTTCTTTAGCTGAGTTTGAGTACTTTTAAGTAAAACTTAATCCTCAGATGCCGGTTGCACATTTGAGGGAAAAAGATACGGGCCATTATGAGCTGTATTTTAATTAGACTACCTACTAGCCAGCTATTTAGCCTTATTAGGCTTCTTAATTAGCCTTGAATGATCAAAGGTTTGGGTAACCCAGCTGTCTTCAGCAATAGGAACTTCACTGtaattatgtgtgtatgaataatGGACATGAATTCATTATCAAGGCATCATGTGCCTGTACTGTTTAAGCATTCAGATAACAGTTAAATGGTTGGTAAAATCAGTACATATATATGGATTTACATAGCTGGTCAGAGGGGCTCAAGAGGGCCCCCCTCTCCATTTGTTTTGGATCACATTgaattagtattattattgtatattaacagcaaatttaatattaatgtcgATACAGAATTTTCAGCAATAGCAGACAGTTGGCAtgtgaaattaatgtttaatgtgctAGAACTATGGTCATCCTTCTccaacccccttccccctcagATCTCCAGGTCCTGACCCAGTCCCCTTATCCTGGGTTCTCTCTGCTCACCATTCCACTTGAGGTCTGTGAGGCTCTGGAAGAGCAGGGGCCCCACGGAGCCAGCTGCCTGCGTGAAGTCCTGGAAGCTCATGCTGCAGAGCTGGTGGCCGTCAATGTCAAAGTTCTGGAAGGGGATGCTGGTGGCATCGATCTGGTGCATATCCAGAGTTTGCTGCAGCCACTCCCACACCTGGTACTTGGACCAGAACTGCGGGTGGGTGTCCTGGTTCCAGGCACGTCCTGGGTACCCCGACATCGCGGGGGACACTGTGTGGGACAGCAGAGTAGGGCAACATTTCCCATACAGACACTGTTAATactgtcatttgtttgcttttaaagtTTTTACAGTATCAAACATTGAgcatgaacatgaaaaaaaacacaggagtgCGACAAACACAACTAACAGAGCAGACTGAAACTTTGAAGGGAGCATTACCATCTGTGCAGCTGAAGGGGGCACTCCAGGGAGCAGGCACCTGACTCTCAATGCTGGCACTTGGAGGGATGCTCATGATGCAGCTGGTCGGACGGACCATGGtccagaggaggagagagcggaggagaggaggggaggtcCAACCTGTTCAGACAACTGTGAAGGAGGACATGGAAAACACAGCATTATGGTTCATGTGggtgttggattttttttggtaaatgctGGCTGGGAACAAAAAAATCCTACATAAAGTAGTCCTGGgggttaaaaaatgaaaaattatgacaaattcacatacaaatgtgaatgtgtgtcacATACAAATTCACATACAAATGTGAATTTCATGTTAGTGTTACcatgtacacattttttccctttttctcttcGTCTTTGGAAATGCCACTTGAACATTAAGCCTGCCTTACTGCAAACACAACCTGAATACAATCAGGAACCACTGAACCAAAGCTTATACAGTCCTCAGATACTCTAGCTAGTGACCAATGGCTGCTCCATTCATTACAGgtcccacagtgcattgcaaGATGGCCAACATCATTTGGAAGAAAGGTGCATCTCTCAACAGTGACGATCTAGTAACTTATAGGCATCTGCCTATTTGCTAGAGAGTGTGATGAGAGATGTGACAAGCACTGACTGAACAATTGGCTAATGACATAGCTGAGACTGGAACTAGCAATGTCTGGCCTATAGGGCAAAACCTAGTGCAAAGCTCATGTGTGTATACAGATATATAAGCTACTGTATGTAAGGCACAAAGGACAAAGGTATCTaccaattaaataaataaaaacgtaTTTGTAAAGAACTATTTGCATTTACTTGAGAAAAGGTTAAACAAAGCATGCGGACTAGGATTAAACTGGTTCACCGGACTCACAGACTCTGAGAAGTGATCTTCTGAGACTCTTACAAGACAGTGAAGAAATACAGCTGAGATATGATCAACATTTGAATAAAGTCACACCTCTGTGTGATACAAGCTTGTGTTACATTTCAGGCATTTTCACTTGAATGCTGAGATCCTGTTTGTGATGACCATTGCATTTTATTGGTTTGCACAATGCCTTGTGACTGAACAAGCAACCTGTCTCTCTAGTTTCTCTTCAGACACATATGTGCACTTCCACATAGCTGAACTGATTAGCAACTGAATAGGCTGGAGGTTTCACTTTAATATGAGTGGATAGATCTCAAATGTCACTGTAAATCCTAATGGTCATCCAGAGGTGTGTGCAAGGCCTCATTGGAACACacatgtttctttaaattatgAATAAGTTAGGATGTGATGAAGAAGTCAGAAATcttccctgttttgttttgatgctACAGGTTATGAGCATGTCCATTTAATTTCTGAGTATGGTTCTACAACCAGAATTTAGTCATGGGTGGCCATGACTAAATTCTGGTCGTAGAACCATACTCAGAAATTAAATGGACATGCTCATAACCTGTAGCATAGAAATGAAGCTTTCTGTTCTAAAAAAATCAGTGTGGTTTTCATGGTTGCCTACTACAGGACGACACGTGCACAAAATGAAGTGGTGGGGTTTAGTCACTTAGAAGGAACACTTCAAGGAAGAGCACTGTTAGGGAAAGCACCACACGGTAAAATGGACTGgggggaaaagaaacaaaaacaaaaagaaatgatggAATGTGAAGTCAAATTAAGACTTCTCTGATAGCAACTGTCTGCCAGTCCCACAGAAGAAGTTGGTTTTTGACAGTCAAGGCAGACTCAGTTCTCGTTTGTTCTACTGCCTCTCTTTGTTAACAAACCTTGGTTTGTCTACTCCAGGcatgctctccctcctctttgaTTTGGAAAGAGAAGCTGGATTAAAGATTGTCACAAGGATTGTGACAGCCTGGCATCACACCTCATCTGAATCCCCCACAACTGTTCTTAACAAGGCACATACACAGCAGTTATATTTGCATGTCAAATCTAAATGTGTTGCAGTTCTTAGAAACAGTGTTTGTTTGAAGCAATAATGTGGTCAATTTTGTAATATATGCATGGTCATGTGTAACACACAGTTACTCTAGTGGGGTGGATGCTTGTCTCTTTGAAGTGATGGTACCACATGGTAGCTCCCTctaactgtaaataaatgtatatttaatacATCAGAGGGAAAAGATTGTGAGGATTGTGATTCAGCTGCATAAAACAGTCCATTAATGATGCAAATTCATCCAATTTTATGGTATCTCCAAACACATTCAATCCTTCTACAAAGGAAAAGTAAAGTACATGTAGCCCTGGAGTGTTTTGCTCTCTTTTCATGTCATCAAAGAACTCTTTCATTAAATGTGACCTATATATTCATTATTGATTGTAACCAGACTTGACAAGTAGCTTTATTGCATATAATAAAGACATAAATTTGAGTAATCACACAGAACGGCGTCATGTGTTTTATGGGACATTCTGGCGGCTGGTGTCAATGACCGTTTGACCGACTTCAGAAACGAAATGCCACACTCCTCTTTTGATGGGACAGCTTTAGCCCAACGTAAGACTGTGCAGAGGTGCCTTTCTCCTCAGGGAATGCAAAACCCTTCTGCAGACTGTCAGTTGGAATTGATGGCAGCTATTTTACCTGACACACGTGATGTGTGATAGATATAGATGTCAGGCTCAGTTCCTTCTTGTGCTTTGCAAATTGGCCCATCTCTGCATCTTACTGTAAGTTGACCCTCAGTTTTCTTTGTAAGGGATATGTTTTCCTTAggatgtatgtgtatatatgtgagtgtgtgtgtgtgtgtgtgtgtgtgtatatgcgtatGTTTGTCTGTACATACGTTAGTATGTGAGTATGcatgtatgtcagtgtgtgtgtgagtgtacatgtatgtgtgtctgtgcacctcagtgtgtatgtgtgtgtatatttctaTGAGGACAGTGGATGTGATGAAGCTTTCTCCGCTACCTTTCATATGGTCTGAATACCTCAAAGCAATGCAGAATTTAATCCATGTTACTCATAAACAAAGTGGTACACAGTTGGACTTTGCATGGCCTCATTTGCAAATTCATCTAGGTTTTCATAAAGCCATTCAAAGTTGCAGGGAAGCATTCCAACAAACCACTGTGGCATTTTTTAACTCATGTTGGTGAATTTTAAGcaagtgatttttattttaaatttgacaGTACTTTTACAACAGCTTGAGATCAACAGGTGTTGAAATCAATGGGAAATAAGgtttaagaataaaaatgtaatgcttacTGAAATAAGAAGTTGCAAGGAAAGAGCCATAGCAGTTAAGTCAAACTATCAATAGTTCTGAAGCCTTTTGACATAAAATCAGAGTAAATTATTGAGGTGATATGCTGAATGATTTAATCGGCTCTAAGTGGTGGCTTGTGATCATTCCCACCCCAAATCTGTCAAATCGGCACAGTCGCATCATTGTTGAGAATGAACATGAGCTGCGTTTTCACACTTCAGATGTCAGAATTTCATCAGTGGTCATAATCTCCATTTGTAGTAGGAGAAGGCCACAGTGTTTGCCTCCAATGTTGCTCAAATGTACTGTGGGTTTGAGGACTGGGTCAGGTCatcttgcatttttcttttctggtgaACTTAAACTAATTGGCTCATACTATGTAATGTTTAATCTACTTAGATCAATGCAAACCCAATCTGTACTATATGACCTGACACTGTAATTACCCAGGGTAGATAATGACTCTTTGGATATAAATACAACAGTTGATGTTATTGCGAAGGTTTCTTTGTCTGATTAACGAGGCACCAGGTAACACACTTCTGTATATAAAACAggaaactgtgaaaatgaaggcaCTGCCATCAGAAAGGCAAACCCAGCTGCAATAGACATGTTTTATATAGGCTTTAGAAAGTGCTATTTTCCTTTCCTCATGACTAACCAAGAATATACAAAAGCAACACCTCTAGTATGACCCTGCCGCAAAATCACGACATGCTGTGATCTGCTCCACTGTGGATAATTCTGATatcaaaacacaacaataatatAATTCCTGCTATTCAAACACATGGGCACATGGACATGTGAACATGTCTATGATGGATTCCATCCAATGTCAATACACGGCTGAACCGTGTGTGACTTGCTGAATATTTTAGACCACAAAAGAGCTAAGTGAATCCACATGGACCACTCATCATCCTCAAAACAAAGTCTCTTCCTTTCATTCTGTAAGCCTCAGTGATTCAATCATGACAGAAAAGGAGCACATTAAAGTAGAGCATCAAATATTACTGAGACACAgattgggattttttttttttatcaaacacGTTTCACAGATGCTAAAGATACTAAGAACAATGTATGAAATACAACATGAAAACAGTAGTACAACCCATGATTTTGTCATTCATGTGTTTATCAAATGTATGTTTCTATAAAATGTTGTACGCTGTCAGCTTTAAAGAAGACATTTGCATTGTAGACTCTTGCACTGGAAAAACTTTGAATTGcagcattattttttctatGCTCTGGTGTTTCAGTTCAGTATTGAGTCAAATCATTTCAGGAAACCATCCATGAATGGTAagcaacacaaaacatattGTTAAGAAGGAAATGCTACAAAACCAGGCACATAGAGAAGTAAGAAGACAGACACTGGGTGAGCAGTGTGAAGAACCTTTTTCATCACCTATAACATGCTCCTCCTCACCCTTGCCCTCACTCTGCAGTCAACAGCAAAGGTCTTCCCTTTGCAATCCAACCAACAGATTGTTTCAAGCCTGCCCCATTGGGAGCGGATCAACAAGAGGTCAGCCCACCTGAAATCATTTAGCCAGTGAGGGGTGAAACAGAGCTTGTTGCCCAGTGCACCTGCTTACCGTGGCTGTTAAGAAGGGTCCAacctgagagaggaggggtggtgTTGTCTGAAGAGTTGGGTGGCAGCAGGTGAGCTGGCTCTTCTGAGCTTCCCTGGCGGGATGTtgaagtgctctctctctgggtgCTGTGTAGTTAGCCCGCTTTCAGCCCCCGCAGCTCTACAAGAGGGTGTCAGCTCAGCCAATGGGGATTTTCACTTCTTGCTTCCTTCTCTGCCCATTGGTAGCCTACTCTGGGTCATCCCAGGTAAGTATTTGCATATGCATGAGGAAAAATACGTACCTGGCATAGCTGTTACTTTCACTCTttactgttttctctctctatctctctcacacacttacaaatacacataccATTTCTGCTCTCCCATTTAAGCCTGTTCAAATAAACAGTACACATGAAGATGGGTAAAGTGAAAAGGAGGAGTGATTTTACTATTAGCACCAATGTTGTGATGGCAGGAAGTGAGTGGCTGTGCTCTTTCCCATACTTAGAGGACAAGTTGCTGCCAAGATCCATTATATTCCAAACATTCTTTTAATCTAAATACATTTCTGCCAACTCAGGGGCTCACAGGCTACACAGGCATTCAGACAGGGCCTTGACCTGGTTCTCTCAGAGCACTCAGCAGCCTTGACTTCAACCAAGACTGCTTGCTTCTCTGGCAGAGCGAAGCTCACTTCCCTTGCTTCTCCCACCAAAAGCTTATAACCTCCATGCTGAAGTTATTTCTCACTATCCTTGACCATGCTCAGCCAATGGACATGAGTCAGTGGTTTGGGGGACCTGATTGAACCGGAATGAGAAAGCAAAAAGAAGctaacatacaaacaaaaaaagcaaaaagaaaaaaaaaaaacattacagtaaatgatGCTTTCACTGTATGCAAATGACTATATGAAAATTTCCTGTAGAAAAGTGTCTGTTTACATGTGGTTTAGCTGTTATGACATTTCATAAGGTACAATATGTGTTTTCATGAGTCTAAGGTTTAATGCCTTAGATGTCATGTCATCACAATTACACATCACTGTAGAATATCATTTGATTATCATTAATTAAATTCTGATCTTTGAGTGTTGTGAAGGTAGACACTCCCTGAGTAAAAACTTTTGCTGGCAACCCTTCTCTTTttacttgttaaaaaaagagagccAAAAAACATTGGAGAGTTactaaaaacaacagaagtgtaATTACCTATAGTTCTTTTCAGAACTTTTTTCTCTACAAGAGTGTAATAAAAACTGCTTTTTTGCTGTGACAAGgatgtgcagaaaaaaaagatggagtGATAAACTGCTGGTGCACAACAAATATCTGGATCATAGCCCGATCATGAAACCTGATCCTATTGCCAAGCTCACCTCTCCTGTTCAAACCCCCCTCACCCACTCCAACTGTCACCTGTAAGTTAGAGAGAGGACTGGCATGCTTTCACATTATGGCCTTGTCTCTGGCATGTTCAGCCCAGGCATGTTGCAGGTAAATAATTGGCATGATTTACTTTAGCAGTGAAAGGTTCAGCAGGATTTGGGGGTAGGCCACGTGAATGGTGACATGAATTCCTTTTACGTCACCGGAGCTGCCTGGATTCTGAAGGGCATCCCTGACTTTTATGCACTTGGTCCACAGTGTGCTGGCTACTTTTGTTTCAAACTTTTGGCTGGGGTTTTTCCCTGATCCTCAAAAATGCTGGAAATTCTGTCCAAAGGTGATATTACCCTTGTATACCTCCCTCTCCATAAAGAGCTGAAAGGTGTTTGGTTTCTCTGCTAACTTTACCAGTTTTGTCTGATTTCTTTTTACACAAACAGCCTTATTCCAATACCATGAGGGGAGACATTGTCTTCCATAACCCCAGCTACCCCGAGCGGATAACCATAATGGAATGTTCACTTTCCTGTGTTTGGACCTCCATGGTTAATATTCAGTCGGTGCATATTGTTTGAAACAAGTAATCTTTTCCCTTGGATTTTAGTCTAAACAAGCTAAAATACTACCTaacaactgaaagaaaaaaaaaatgctgcttgaGCATTGACAGAGTAACAATCACTTCTAAAT encodes the following:
- the ehf gene encoding ETS homologous factor yields the protein MVRPTSCIMSIPPSASIESQVPAPWSAPFSCTDVSPAMSGYPGRAWNQDTHPQFWSKYQVWEWLQQTLDMHQIDATSIPFQNFDIDGHQLCSMSFQDFTQAAGSVGPLLFQSLTDLKWNGQYGIEIFTPLDIKTEVDEFQCTMPTFREDFNNWPSTDLVDIKAQFPVSVPMASPTPSTPEPKRQQNRPQTTQLKKHNPRGTHLWEFIRDILLHPERNPGLIKWEDRSAGVFRFLKSEAVAQLWGKKKNNSSMTYEKLSRAMRYYYKREILERVDGRRLVYKFGRNAQGWREADK